In the Aromatoleum bremense genome, one interval contains:
- the radA gene encoding DNA repair protein RadA: MAKAKTVFSCTECGAQAPRWQGQCPQCKAWNTLVETVAEAGGGGSRFAALAGSTAQLQTLADLEPREEPRTPTGIDEFDRVLGGGLVAGGVVLIGGDPGIGKSTLLLQALSVLAARHKAIYVSGEESGEQVALRAQRLQLDPAGLQLLAEINLERILAMLRDERPRIVVIDSIQTVYSEVLQSAPGSVAQVRECAAQLTRHAKQSGTCMIMVGHVTKDGTLAGPRVLEHMVDTVLYFEGDTHSSFRLVRAFKNRFGAVNELGVFAMTERGLRGVSNPSALFLSQHSQQVSGSCVLVTQEGTRPLLVEIQALVDGAHSPNPRRLSVGLEQNRLAMLLAVLHRHAGVVCFDQDVFVNAVGGVKIAEPAADLAVLLAIVSSLRNRPLPRELVVFGEVGLAGEIRPAPRGQERLREAAKLGFTAAIIPKANAPRQPLGDMRVIAVDRIEEAIDRARELEG; this comes from the coding sequence ATGGCAAAAGCGAAGACGGTCTTCAGCTGCACCGAATGCGGCGCGCAGGCGCCGCGCTGGCAGGGGCAGTGCCCGCAGTGCAAGGCGTGGAACACGCTCGTCGAAACCGTGGCCGAAGCCGGCGGCGGTGGCAGTCGTTTTGCGGCGCTGGCCGGCAGTACTGCGCAACTGCAGACGCTGGCCGATCTCGAGCCGCGCGAAGAGCCGCGCACCCCTACCGGGATCGACGAGTTCGACCGGGTGCTGGGCGGCGGGCTGGTGGCGGGCGGCGTCGTGCTGATCGGCGGCGACCCCGGCATTGGCAAATCGACGCTGCTGCTGCAGGCGCTGTCGGTGCTGGCCGCCCGGCACAAGGCGATCTACGTCAGCGGCGAGGAGTCGGGCGAACAGGTGGCGCTGCGCGCGCAGCGCCTGCAACTCGATCCCGCTGGGTTGCAACTGCTCGCGGAGATCAACCTGGAGCGGATCCTGGCGATGCTACGGGACGAACGCCCGCGCATCGTGGTGATCGACTCGATCCAGACGGTGTATTCCGAAGTGCTGCAGTCGGCGCCCGGCTCGGTCGCGCAGGTGCGCGAATGCGCCGCGCAGCTGACCCGCCACGCGAAGCAGAGCGGCACCTGCATGATCATGGTCGGCCACGTGACGAAGGACGGCACCCTTGCCGGCCCGCGCGTGCTCGAGCATATGGTCGACACCGTGCTGTACTTCGAAGGCGACACCCATTCGAGCTTTCGCCTGGTGCGCGCGTTCAAGAATCGCTTTGGCGCGGTCAATGAACTGGGCGTGTTCGCGATGACCGAGCGCGGGCTGCGCGGCGTCAGCAATCCATCGGCGCTTTTCCTGTCGCAGCATAGCCAGCAGGTGTCGGGCAGCTGCGTGCTGGTCACGCAGGAAGGCACGCGTCCGCTGCTCGTCGAGATCCAGGCGCTCGTCGACGGGGCGCACAGCCCGAATCCGCGCCGGCTGTCGGTCGGCCTCGAACAGAACCGGCTGGCGATGCTCCTCGCCGTGCTGCACCGGCACGCCGGGGTCGTGTGCTTCGATCAGGACGTGTTCGTCAACGCGGTGGGTGGGGTGAAAATCGCCGAGCCTGCCGCGGATCTGGCGGTATTGCTGGCGATCGTGTCGTCGCTGCGCAACCGCCCGCTGCCGCGCGAACTGGTGGTATTCGGCGAGGTCGGGCTGGCGGGCGAAATCCGTCCCGCGCCGCGCGGCCAGGAGCGGCTCCGGGAAGCGGCGAAGCTCGGCTTCACCGCCGCGATCATCCCCAAGGCGAACGCTCCGCGTCAGCCGCTCGGCGACATGCGGGTGATCGCGGTCGATCGCATCGAGGAGGCGATCGACCGCGCTCGCGAACTCGAAGGCTGA
- a CDS encoding LysR family transcriptional regulator, whose amino-acid sequence MADRRLQVFSAVAKHGSFTRAAEHLFMTQPAVTFQIKQLEEHFNTRLLERGHGKVTLTTAGEVVLAYADRILDLSEELESRVSELTDELGGTLSIGTSTTIAAYWLPKLLERFKHKYPRVIPRVVVGNSQLTEDRVAARELDLGLIEIVAEQPAIERFTAAHDELFVICRPGHPLASKTRLTAHDLLDHAFITRDPGNAIRELAEQFFAAAGIGLDEVNICAELGSLATVKYLAAEGIGFAIASFAAIQRDIGEGRLVSVPLEPKQYTPLEVIIPKDKFRSSLITTFAEHAVAELSAMARALPGRE is encoded by the coding sequence ATGGCAGATCGCAGGCTGCAGGTATTCAGCGCGGTGGCCAAGCACGGTTCATTTACCCGCGCAGCCGAACATCTTTTCATGACCCAGCCGGCGGTCACGTTCCAGATCAAGCAGCTCGAGGAACACTTCAACACCCGCCTGCTGGAACGCGGGCACGGCAAGGTCACCCTTACGACGGCCGGCGAAGTCGTGCTCGCGTATGCCGACCGGATCCTCGATCTGTCGGAGGAGCTCGAGTCGCGCGTGTCGGAGCTGACCGACGAACTGGGCGGAACGCTGAGCATCGGCACCAGCACGACGATCGCCGCGTACTGGCTGCCGAAGCTGCTCGAGCGCTTCAAGCATAAATATCCGCGCGTGATTCCACGGGTCGTGGTGGGCAATTCGCAGCTCACGGAGGACCGGGTCGCGGCGCGGGAGCTCGACCTCGGGCTGATCGAGATCGTGGCGGAACAGCCGGCGATCGAACGCTTTACCGCCGCGCACGACGAATTGTTCGTGATCTGCCGCCCGGGACACCCGCTCGCGTCGAAGACGCGGCTCACCGCGCACGATCTGCTCGACCATGCTTTCATTACGCGGGATCCGGGCAACGCGATCCGCGAACTGGCCGAGCAGTTCTTCGCCGCAGCCGGAATCGGCCTCGACGAAGTCAATATCTGCGCCGAGCTCGGCAGCCTTGCGACCGTCAAATATCTGGCTGCCGAAGGCATCGGCTTTGCGATCGCGTCGTTTGCCGCGATCCAGCGCGACATCGGGGAAGGGCGGCTGGTTTCCGTGCCGCTTGAACCGAAGCAGTACACGCCGCTCGAAGTGATCATCCCGAAGGACAAGTTCCGCTCGAGCCTCATCACGACGTTTGCGGAACACGCCGTCGCGGAGCTCTCCGCGATGGCCAGAGCCTTGCCCGGACGCGAGTGA
- the lplT gene encoding lysophospholipid transporter LplT, protein MPLGFYIIMAAQFFSALADNALLIVAIALLREMAAPEQFEPLLKLFFTVSYVALAAFVGAFADSMPKWRVMLISNTIKIGGCLMLFLGAHPLLAYAVIGLGAAAYSPAKYGILTEYLPHRLLVVANGWIEGLTVGAIILGTVLGGLLIRPDASAWLASLDLPLVNGTFSATIAVIGLFYVAGGIFNFYIPDTGVDHKPLKNNPVYLIHDFNHCLKLLWRDKLGQISLAVTTLFWGAGATLQFIVIKWAEHNLGFNLSQASMLQGVVAIGVALGAVMAAKMISLRRSVSVIPLGIAMGLVVMAMVTVTHATLAMLLMVLVGALAGFFVVPMNALLQHRGHILMGAGHSIAVQNFNENLSILVMTGLYAVLIMSGLSIHIVIVMFGLFVAGMMLLVKCHHERNQREFDSVALLDEHKH, encoded by the coding sequence ATGCCGCTCGGCTTCTACATCATCATGGCAGCGCAGTTTTTTTCCGCGCTGGCCGACAATGCCTTGCTGATCGTTGCAATCGCGCTTCTCCGTGAAATGGCGGCCCCGGAACAATTCGAGCCGCTGCTGAAACTGTTCTTCACGGTTTCCTATGTCGCCCTCGCCGCATTCGTCGGCGCCTTCGCGGATTCGATGCCGAAGTGGCGCGTGATGCTGATCAGCAACACGATCAAGATCGGCGGGTGCCTGATGCTGTTCCTGGGTGCGCATCCGCTGCTCGCGTACGCGGTGATCGGTCTGGGCGCGGCGGCCTACTCGCCGGCGAAGTACGGCATCCTTACCGAATATCTCCCGCACCGGCTGCTGGTCGTGGCCAACGGCTGGATCGAAGGCCTGACCGTCGGCGCGATCATCCTCGGCACCGTGCTCGGCGGCCTCCTCATTCGCCCCGATGCATCGGCCTGGCTCGCGAGCCTGGACCTGCCGCTGGTCAACGGCACATTCAGCGCCACGATCGCGGTGATCGGCCTGTTCTACGTGGCGGGCGGAATCTTCAATTTCTATATTCCCGACACCGGCGTCGACCACAAGCCGCTCAAGAACAATCCGGTCTACCTGATCCATGATTTCAACCATTGCCTGAAGCTCCTGTGGCGCGACAAGCTCGGCCAGATCTCGCTCGCGGTCACGACGCTATTCTGGGGCGCCGGGGCGACGCTCCAGTTCATCGTCATCAAGTGGGCCGAACATAACCTGGGGTTCAATCTCTCGCAGGCCTCGATGCTGCAGGGCGTGGTCGCGATCGGGGTGGCGCTGGGGGCGGTGATGGCGGCGAAGATGATCAGCCTGCGTCGTTCCGTCAGCGTGATTCCGCTGGGAATCGCGATGGGACTCGTGGTGATGGCGATGGTCACCGTCACCCACGCGACGCTCGCGATGCTGCTGATGGTGCTCGTCGGCGCCCTCGCCGGATTTTTCGTCGTGCCGATGAATGCGCTGCTGCAGCACCGCGGCCATATCCTGATGGGCGCCGGGCACTCGATCGCGGTGCAGAACTTCAACGAGAATCTGTCGATCCTGGTGATGACCGGCCTTTATGCGGTGCTGATCATGTCGGGACTGTCGATCCACATCGTCATCGTGATGTTCGGGCTGTTCGTCGCGGGAATGATGCTGCTGGTCAAGTGCCACCACGAACGGAACCAGCGCGAATTCGATTCAGTCGCGCTGCTCGACGAACACAAGCACTGA
- a CDS encoding uracil-DNA glycosylase: MNERRDAVLREMGLAPLWRRRGTSQALQADEPEAVPEEPAAARPPAREAGDVSTRERQASHRPQPVPAPQPAPVAVAHAADSTDERAGRIETLDWEALEADIRACTACRLCERRRQAVPGVGDRLADWMFVGEGPGAEEDLRGEPFVGVAGKLLDAMLAAIGLKRGEGVYIANAVKCRPPHNRTPGNDEIEACAPYLARQIALVQPRLLVALGRPAARALLGVDVAIGAARGQVFRYRGTPVVVTYHPAYLLRNQRDKAKVWEDLCFARELMEKTTPA; this comes from the coding sequence ATGAACGAGCGTCGGGATGCGGTACTGCGCGAAATGGGCCTCGCGCCGCTGTGGCGGCGGCGCGGAACGTCGCAGGCGCTGCAGGCGGACGAGCCGGAAGCAGTGCCGGAAGAACCGGCTGCGGCGCGCCCGCCCGCGAGGGAAGCCGGCGACGTCTCCACGCGGGAACGACAGGCCTCGCATCGGCCGCAGCCGGTCCCTGCGCCGCAGCCGGCGCCCGTTGCGGTCGCCCATGCGGCCGATTCCACGGACGAGCGCGCCGGGCGGATCGAAACCCTGGACTGGGAAGCGCTCGAGGCCGACATCCGTGCGTGCACGGCATGCCGCCTGTGCGAGCGGCGTCGCCAGGCGGTGCCGGGTGTCGGCGATCGGCTGGCGGACTGGATGTTCGTCGGCGAGGGGCCCGGGGCGGAAGAAGACCTGCGCGGCGAACCGTTCGTCGGCGTTGCCGGCAAGCTCCTCGACGCGATGCTGGCGGCGATCGGATTGAAGCGGGGCGAAGGGGTATATATCGCGAACGCGGTCAAGTGCCGGCCGCCGCACAACCGCACCCCGGGAAACGACGAGATCGAGGCCTGCGCGCCCTATCTCGCCAGGCAGATCGCACTGGTGCAGCCGCGCCTGCTGGTTGCGCTGGGTCGTCCGGCGGCGCGCGCGCTGCTCGGCGTCGATGTGGCAATCGGCGCGGCACGCGGACAGGTTTTCAGGTATCGCGGGACACCGGTGGTCGTGACCTACCACCCGGCCTACCTGCTGCGCAATCAGCGGGACAAGGCGAAAGTCTGGGAAGACTTGTGCTTTGCCCGGGAGCTGATGGAAAAAACGACGCCGGCCTGA
- the rimI gene encoding ribosomal protein S18-alanine N-acetyltransferase: MNAAASDFSPMTDRDLDWVVDHEAVLHTFPWSRGNFVDSLAAGHSAWVMRVGGSPVAYAVMLMVLDEAHLLNISVAREFQGARLGTALLRHLFAEARRCGASQFFLEVRPSNSAALALYRSHGFQPIGRRKGYYALREGGREDAIVMRLEL; this comes from the coding sequence TTGAACGCCGCGGCGTCCGATTTTTCCCCGATGACCGATCGCGATCTCGATTGGGTCGTCGACCACGAAGCCGTACTTCACACTTTCCCGTGGTCCCGCGGAAACTTCGTTGACTCGCTGGCTGCCGGGCATAGCGCATGGGTGATGCGCGTGGGCGGATCCCCCGTTGCGTATGCCGTCATGTTGATGGTGCTGGATGAAGCGCACCTGCTCAACATCAGCGTGGCGCGCGAGTTTCAGGGCGCGAGGCTCGGCACGGCCCTCCTGCGGCATCTTTTTGCCGAAGCGCGGCGATGCGGTGCGTCACAGTTCTTTCTCGAAGTGCGCCCCTCGAATTCAGCGGCTCTCGCGCTTTATCGCTCGCACGGCTTTCAGCCGATCGGACGGCGCAAGGGCTACTACGCGCTCCGCGAGGGCGGTCGCGAGGACGCGATCGTGATGCGGCTCGAACTATGA
- the tsaB gene encoding tRNA (adenosine(37)-N6)-threonylcarbamoyltransferase complex dimerization subunit type 1 TsaB, with protein sequence MKILAIETSCEHASVALLVDDDIVERRLEGHANHSEYLLPTLRALLGEAGLPIATLDAIAFGAGPGAFTGLRLACGVAQGLGMGAGIGVVPICSLAALALQGEGSTVFVATDARMGEVYSAAYRIDDERAIEVQVPVCSPPQQLALPAGELWFGIGSALRVHEAGIPASVIARLWGRNSTAVPQAADVARLAAREVREGRLLAPEYAVPLYVRDKVALTTAERLARGGRA encoded by the coding sequence ATGAAAATCCTCGCCATCGAGACCTCGTGTGAACACGCGAGCGTCGCCCTGCTGGTCGACGACGACATCGTCGAACGCCGCCTCGAAGGGCATGCCAATCATTCGGAGTACCTGCTGCCGACGCTTCGGGCGCTGCTCGGGGAGGCCGGATTACCGATCGCCACACTCGATGCGATCGCATTCGGCGCGGGACCCGGTGCCTTCACCGGTTTGAGGCTGGCGTGCGGGGTCGCGCAGGGTCTCGGGATGGGAGCCGGGATCGGGGTGGTGCCGATATGCAGCCTCGCGGCGCTGGCGTTGCAGGGTGAAGGGAGCACGGTTTTCGTCGCAACCGATGCCCGCATGGGCGAAGTGTATTCGGCGGCATACCGCATAGACGACGAACGGGCGATCGAGGTGCAGGTTCCCGTCTGCTCACCGCCGCAGCAACTGGCTTTGCCTGCCGGCGAACTGTGGTTCGGCATCGGCTCGGCGCTGCGCGTGCATGAGGCAGGCATTCCGGCGTCCGTCATCGCCCGCTTGTGGGGCCGCAATTCGACGGCCGTTCCCCAGGCAGCGGATGTTGCCCGGCTGGCGGCTCGCGAGGTCCGCGAAGGCCGGCTGCTGGCGCCCGAATACGCCGTCCCCCTGTACGTGCGCGACAAAGTCGCGCTCACGACGGCCGAACGCCTCGCACGGGGAGGACGCGCTTGA
- the ompR gene encoding two-component system response regulator OmpR, with amino-acid sequence MNAKIRYRVLLVDDDARLRDLLSRYLQEQGFTVKAVVDAPSMDRALHREHFDLMVLDLMLPGEDGLAICRRLRADENAMPIIMLTAKGDDVDRIIGLEMGADDYLAKPFNPRELVARIHAVMRRQPPSLPGAPTSEDEIVSFGRVRVNLGVRSLTRDDDEIALTTGEFSLLKVLLQHPRQPLSRDKLMELARGREYGVFDRAIDVQVSRLRKLVEDDPAKPRYIQTVWGFGYVFVPDDTKAASES; translated from the coding sequence ATGAACGCTAAAATCCGATATAGAGTGTTACTCGTCGACGACGACGCGCGGCTGCGCGATTTGTTGTCGAGATACCTGCAGGAGCAGGGTTTTACGGTCAAGGCGGTGGTCGACGCGCCGTCGATGGACCGGGCGCTGCATCGCGAGCATTTCGACCTGATGGTGCTCGACCTGATGCTTCCGGGCGAGGACGGCCTGGCGATCTGCCGGCGCCTGCGTGCCGATGAAAACGCCATGCCGATCATCATGCTCACGGCAAAGGGAGACGATGTCGATCGGATCATCGGGCTCGAAATGGGTGCCGACGACTACCTTGCCAAGCCCTTCAATCCGCGTGAACTGGTGGCCCGCATCCACGCGGTCATGCGCCGCCAGCCGCCGAGCCTGCCCGGTGCGCCGACGAGCGAGGATGAAATCGTCAGCTTCGGGCGTGTGCGCGTCAATCTCGGCGTGCGCTCGCTGACGCGTGACGACGACGAGATCGCACTCACGACGGGCGAATTCTCGCTGTTGAAGGTACTCCTCCAGCATCCGCGGCAACCCCTGTCGCGCGACAAGCTGATGGAACTCGCGCGCGGGCGGGAGTACGGCGTTTTCGATCGGGCGATCGACGTGCAGGTGAGCCGGCTGCGCAAGCTCGTCGAGGACGATCCGGCGAAACCTCGTTACATCCAGACGGTCTGGGGTTTCGGCTATGTATTCGTTCCCGATGATACAAAAGCTGCAAGCGAGAGCTGA
- a CDS encoding ATP-binding protein, with translation MYSFPMIQKLQARAEHHSRPAGWTGIREAISQAVNDLPPRTLLWQTFLLIALLLTLALVAWSQIFRHFEEPVRARDLAQMATSVVNLTRTALINADVERRTELLIDLAALEGIRIYPAEPSDELLPLPDNRAMHLLTEEIRRQLGAHTRFASRWKTLDGFWISFRLHPEDKEDFWVMLPSERLQQTEAIEWLTWGGGALLVALLGAYLIVSRISVPLRNLARSARVVGSGRTPPHLPETGPQEIAAVAKAFNQMAGDLARTDADRALILAGVSHDLRTPLARLRLGVEMSGAPETEVAAMVADVEEMDRIIGQFLDFGRGEPQEPMEALDLPGLVRDLVEPYRLRGIDIRADLPEKLVLPARSLSLRRAIANLIDNAIRYAGENHPIDIKVNSTEGEATIEVADRGPGIPESEIERMRHPFTRLENARSNTKGAGLGLAIIERIIRSHNGRLDLGRRLGGGLLAVLHLPLEKRRLGTRMRGPEPDDTPA, from the coding sequence ATGTATTCGTTCCCGATGATACAAAAGCTGCAAGCGAGAGCTGAACATCATTCGCGTCCGGCCGGGTGGACCGGCATTCGTGAGGCCATCAGCCAGGCGGTGAACGATCTTCCGCCGCGCACGCTGCTGTGGCAGACCTTTCTGCTTATTGCCCTCCTGCTGACGCTCGCGCTGGTGGCCTGGTCGCAGATCTTTCGCCATTTCGAGGAGCCGGTGCGCGCACGCGATCTTGCGCAGATGGCGACGAGCGTCGTGAACCTGACCCGCACCGCGCTGATCAACGCGGACGTCGAGCGCCGTACCGAATTGCTCATCGACCTGGCGGCGCTCGAGGGGATCCGGATCTACCCGGCCGAACCTTCCGACGAACTCCTTCCGCTGCCCGACAACCGCGCCATGCATCTGCTGACCGAAGAGATTCGCCGCCAGCTCGGCGCTCACACGCGGTTTGCCTCGCGGTGGAAAACGCTCGACGGTTTCTGGATCAGCTTCAGGCTCCACCCCGAAGACAAGGAAGATTTCTGGGTCATGCTTCCGTCCGAGCGGCTGCAACAGACCGAGGCGATCGAGTGGCTGACGTGGGGAGGCGGTGCGCTCCTCGTCGCGCTGCTGGGCGCCTACCTGATCGTTTCCCGGATCAGCGTCCCGCTGCGCAACCTCGCCCGCTCGGCGCGCGTCGTCGGCAGCGGTCGCACGCCGCCGCACTTGCCCGAAACAGGCCCGCAGGAAATTGCCGCAGTGGCGAAAGCCTTCAACCAGATGGCAGGGGATCTCGCCCGCACGGACGCAGATCGCGCGCTGATTCTCGCCGGCGTCTCCCACGATCTGCGTACGCCGCTGGCACGCCTGCGGCTCGGCGTCGAAATGTCGGGGGCGCCGGAAACCGAGGTCGCCGCAATGGTGGCCGACGTCGAGGAGATGGACCGGATCATCGGCCAGTTCCTGGATTTCGGGCGCGGAGAACCGCAGGAGCCGATGGAGGCGCTCGACCTGCCGGGCCTCGTACGGGACCTCGTGGAACCTTATCGGTTGCGCGGCATCGATATACGCGCGGACCTGCCCGAGAAGCTGGTCCTGCCCGCCCGAAGCCTGTCGCTGCGGCGGGCGATCGCCAACCTCATCGACAACGCCATCCGCTATGCGGGCGAGAACCATCCCATAGATATCAAAGTGAACAGCACCGAGGGAGAGGCGACGATCGAAGTCGCGGATCGCGGGCCGGGCATTCCGGAGAGCGAAATCGAGAGGATGCGCCACCCCTTCACGCGGCTCGAGAACGCGCGCTCGAACACCAAGGGCGCCGGCCTCGGCCTCGCGATCATCGAACGCATCATCCGCTCGCACAACGGGCGACTGGACCTGGGGCGCCGCCTCGGCGGCGGATTGCTCGCGGTCCTGCATCTTCCGCTGGAAAAACGCCGTCTCGGCACGAGGATGCGCGGGCCCGAGCCGGATGACACTCCGGCATGA
- a CDS encoding septation protein A: MKILFDLLPVILFFVAYKIAGANQPFAHELASRWLGDGIVVTQAPILLATAVAILATVAQIAWVWMRHRKVDTMLWISLAIIVVFGGATLFFHNPTFIKWKPTALYWLFGGTLTVSAVMFHRNLIRKMLEAQVRLPDPVWGRLNLAWAGFFILMGFLNLYVAYNFSEETWVNFKLFGGMGLMLLFVLGQGFYLSRHIQEETT, encoded by the coding sequence ATGAAAATTCTCTTCGATCTGCTCCCGGTCATCCTCTTCTTCGTCGCCTACAAGATCGCCGGCGCGAACCAGCCCTTCGCGCACGAGCTCGCGTCGCGCTGGCTCGGCGACGGCATTGTCGTCACGCAGGCCCCGATCCTGCTGGCAACCGCGGTCGCGATCCTGGCTACGGTCGCCCAGATCGCCTGGGTATGGATGCGGCACCGCAAGGTCGACACGATGTTGTGGATCAGCCTGGCCATCATCGTGGTGTTCGGGGGTGCGACGCTGTTTTTCCACAACCCCACCTTCATCAAGTGGAAGCCGACCGCGCTGTACTGGCTGTTCGGCGGGACCTTGACGGTATCGGCCGTGATGTTCCACCGCAACCTGATCCGCAAGATGCTCGAAGCCCAGGTTCGGCTGCCGGACCCCGTCTGGGGACGCCTCAACCTCGCATGGGCCGGGTTTTTCATCCTCATGGGCTTTCTCAATCTGTACGTTGCATACAACTTTTCCGAAGAAACCTGGGTCAATTTCAAACTTTTCGGCGGCATGGGCCTGATGCTGCTGTTCGTTCTTGGCCAGGGCTTCTATCTGTCCCGACATATCCAGGAGGAAACCACCTGA
- a CDS encoding YciI family protein, whose protein sequence is MLYVLLGEDAPGSLEARMSARPAHLARLEGLRDEGRLLMAGPMPAIDSPDPGPAGFFGSLVVAEFASQGEAERWLADDPYVKQGVFARITVKPFKKVLP, encoded by the coding sequence ATGCTTTACGTACTTCTCGGCGAAGACGCGCCGGGTTCGCTTGAGGCGCGCATGAGCGCCCGTCCGGCCCATCTGGCCCGGCTGGAGGGATTGCGCGACGAAGGACGCCTGCTGATGGCAGGCCCGATGCCGGCGATAGACTCCCCGGATCCCGGCCCGGCCGGTTTCTTCGGCAGCCTCGTCGTCGCCGAGTTCGCCTCGCAGGGCGAGGCCGAGCGCTGGCTGGCCGACGATCCCTACGTGAAACAGGGCGTGTTCGCGCGGATCACCGTGAAACCCTTCAAGAAGGTGCTGCCTTGA
- a CDS encoding BolA family protein — MTTIDQIRERLAVLDPVSIEIDDDSALHAGHAGARSGGGHYRLTIVAECFKGKNTVARHRLVYDALGDLMRTRVHALAVRALTADEA, encoded by the coding sequence TTGACCACGATTGACCAAATCCGCGAACGCCTTGCGGTGCTCGATCCGGTGTCGATCGAGATCGACGATGACAGCGCGTTGCACGCCGGCCATGCGGGAGCGAGAAGTGGCGGCGGCCATTATCGTCTGACCATCGTCGCCGAGTGTTTCAAGGGCAAGAACACTGTTGCCCGTCACCGCCTTGTCTATGACGCGCTCGGCGATCTGATGCGCACGCGCGTGCACGCGCTCGCCGTCCGCGCCCTGACGGCCGATGAAGCATGA
- a CDS encoding peptidylprolyl isomerase, producing MKRFPSRLALGLTAALLVHAAGAATPVATVNGAPIPSSRMDVMINEQRAQGAPDGAELREAAREQLVRLEVLAQEAAKKGLDKKPEIQAQMDLARQGVLIRAYMQDFVKTNPATDADLRKEYESIKGQMGSKEYKPRHILVETEEEAKAIIGKLRAGEKFEALAKASKDPGSKDKGGELGWSNPGMFVKPFSEAMVKLEKGQYSATPVKSDFGYHVIQLDDVRDLKAPAFEEVKPQLEQRLQQKKIEKHVADLRAKAKVE from the coding sequence ATGAAACGTTTTCCCAGCCGCCTCGCCCTCGGTCTCACGGCCGCCCTGTTGGTCCACGCAGCGGGCGCGGCTACCCCGGTTGCGACCGTAAACGGCGCCCCGATCCCTTCGTCCCGCATGGACGTCATGATCAATGAGCAGCGTGCGCAAGGCGCCCCCGACGGCGCGGAACTGCGCGAGGCCGCTCGCGAGCAGCTCGTCCGCCTCGAAGTGCTTGCACAGGAAGCGGCAAAGAAAGGCCTCGACAAGAAGCCGGAAATCCAGGCTCAGATGGACCTCGCCCGCCAGGGTGTGCTGATCCGCGCGTACATGCAGGACTTCGTCAAGACCAATCCCGCCACCGATGCCGATCTCCGCAAGGAATACGAAAGCATCAAGGGCCAGATGGGTTCGAAGGAATACAAGCCGCGTCACATCCTCGTCGAAACCGAAGAGGAAGCGAAAGCGATCATCGGCAAGCTGCGCGCCGGCGAGAAGTTCGAGGCGCTCGCCAAGGCGTCGAAGGATCCCGGCTCGAAGGACAAGGGCGGCGAACTGGGCTGGAGCAACCCGGGGATGTTCGTCAAGCCGTTCTCGGAAGCGATGGTCAAACTCGAGAAGGGTCAATACAGTGCGACGCCGGTGAAGAGCGATTTCGGCTATCACGTGATCCAGCTCGACGACGTCCGCGACCTGAAAGCGCCTGCTTTCGAAGAGGTCAAGCCGCAACTCGAACAGCGCCTGCAGCAGAAGAAAATCGAGAAGCACGTCGCCGACCTGAGGGCCAAGGCGAAGGTCGAGTAA